Genomic segment of Notolabrus celidotus isolate fNotCel1 chromosome 1, fNotCel1.pri, whole genome shotgun sequence:
TGAATATCCATGTTGCATGTTTCAACAGGaaccaaaaataacaaataatataaatatatattttatatataaatataaaaataattttaaatttaattctgGTAGCAAACTCTTGAAGGTTTTGTGCCCGGCAGATTTTTTAGGCTTCCTGTAGTTGGCTATAGATTCTCTGACATATAAGTAATTGTGTTTTGAGCAGATTAAATATTcatatccctttaaaaaaagGTGACCAGCAGCGTTcagtaaggcagggaactctgtaTGGTGACTGATGTGGACTGCAGCCTTCTATGTcagtatcctctgattcagaaagacaacactcccctcctcctcttctgacTTTTCTATCCAATTGCAGCTGATTGGAGTACTATGAACACTTTAATTCTGACATGGCAAATCGAAAAATAATTGTCATGGACAAGGCTGCAGCAAGCAACCAAACTAGCTGGCAGAGCTTGGTGTTAATACTTTAAGTACAATAATGAAAGAGATCTTTTAGAAGTAGTTTAAAATACACAACTTTATTATCACATTCTGCAGTTAGTGAGACTTTTTTTAACATAGGCACAAAATTCACAAAATCACATTTATCAACTAAGCATCACATTTCTAAGTTGGTCAACCGAAGTCATAGCttgacatttcaaaacaaacagtttctCTGAATAAATATTGCTGGTACacgtaaaaaaataaattaaagaaactAAACTTTCACCGTCACCACACTGTCGACTGTCACATGAAGACAGACCTTCTCAAATGCTCATTGTAACCACGTTTTAAACACTCAAACAGTATTATCAAAATATTCATATTGGCAACCTCAGCCAGtgtagcagcttttttttcgtTAGTTTAAAAATCTGtaagtgcaaataaaaaaagtcagcCTTTtcacagagaggctgagaggTCTTTGTTAGAACTGAGGATCTGTAGTCTTGTGTGTTTTGATAAAACTGTTTGAGTTTAGCGAACATGTTCAGGTACAGTTTCTAACTGACAGTTTTAGCTGGTTCAGTGTCAACACTTAGGATTGGTTCAAGGTAACAGCATTTGAGATGATCTGCTTCAGCAACAAACATGTTACATACCTTGATCCCTTCGTTTCACTTAAATACCTCaaaagcattattattatcacattATTACAAAATACAGTGTACATTCAGGCTTCCACACTTCACCTGGTACAGAGTGTCTTGTTATTACTGAGGTCCCACAGGAGAACTCTGCTGAGGAGACGGCTCTCTAAAGTTACAGTGAAACATTTCATTAACTTGTCAGTGTCATTGGCTGTGCTAACCCAAGCTTATACTCTCTGTCACCCGACACCGCTTCCATGTGCCCTTCACACGCCTGACCCCTGTCTCAACAAAGCATTGTTGTTGTTACAAAAGGAGTGTTCCTCTCGCCACACCTGTTCCCCTTATaactctgctgttgttgtcagCACAGATTTAAAGCCAGATGAGACTTAGAGGTGTTCCCATGAGAACACGGCTGGCAAAGGTGCTTGAGAGGCGAGACAGAAAGGGGCGTGTCTGCTTTGgcacattgttttgttttcagttcacCCAGTGCCTCTGCTGCCTTTTTGGCAATGCTACATGTTTCCAAACACACCGTTAACAGTGGTGTTAAAACTTGACCCTGAGCTTGCTACTTAAGTTTCTTCCCCCAAAGTCTCTTTATCGCTGCTGTCCTGCTGGGCAGCATCAACTGAGAACACTCCCCCAGAATCCTTTTATGTTACAGTCTGTCGTTGAAAAATATCTAATGTAGATAGTAAAGTATGAGATGAATGATTTATCCTCAATAATACAAACTCTCCAGAGCACCACAGCAGCATCACAAAGGATGCTGGATGTACTGGCATGCAGTTTCTCTCAGGCTCTGTTGGAAAAGAGAGGCAGGTGTCATTTCTCTgtgactgcagcagcagccatgGGGGTGCGTATGGTCGTGCGTGCTGTGGCCGCAAGCTCCTCGATTTCTTCATTCAGTCGCCGGATCACCCACTCCATAGCTTCACGgccctgattaaaaaaaaatacaatcagCATGAGTCCAAAAGAAGGAATACACAAAGAGTTACATTCAGTTTCATACGATGGCAGGACTATAGTGTTCTAAGCTGCTGTTCCCGTGTTTGGAATCAGAACATTTCAGGGTACAGACAGTAGTTTGAGGAAATGATCAGGGGGTCAGTACACTTCAAACATAGTGTATGAAACTCCATCCCTCTCACAGCTTGTTAATGTCAGATTGATGACAGCCAAGTAGGAAAGACTCTCCAAAATTAGATCTGACCAGGACACCCACTTCATGCAGTGATTGTGCATGTGTGGAGCCACGAGAAACAGTCCAGTGAAGCCTCTCAACTACTTTTGTCAAGTTTTCGTACATGAAATCTGCTGCAACACGACAAACccttttgagattttttttattcttacgGTCTGTTCTATTGGTGACAACATAACACAGTTTAGATGCTAGCAAACCGAGGTCCAGAGAAAAGAACGTTGGGGGGATGGCTCTGACTGACACACAATCAGACAATCTTTTAGATTCTTTACGTGTGGTAGCCCATCTCAATAGTTATGTCTAATAATGTCTCAACCCCTTCTATACAGAGACATCCTAAAAGACTGCTTCAAAGTCTTtcatattatatttaaaaacatttaatgacaccagctccttgagtttcaagttatctgcaataaattccaggctgagggtgcagaatacTGAAAAGCCCTTCTCCCAATTTCTGTTTTAGGATATTGGGAATGTGGCTTTTGTCTATCAGCCTGGAATTTATTGCAGAATAAAttgaaactcaaggagctggtgtcatttaatgtttttgaatataaaatgaaatactttGAAGCAGAATCTTTAGGATGAGGCTGTTTTTAGTGTACCTTGTTGAACAACTGCCTCCTAGATAATTTCTCTTTCATTGACAAATGCCGTGCTTGTAAAATTGTACTTGGGTTCtttgtgtgtctatgtctgtaactctgtttttttgctgctgactgtcttggccaggtctcccttgaaaaagagatttctTATCACAGTGGGACCaactctcctttcttttcttttttttgcctttttctttctttttcttcttttagatGGTACACCTGAGAAAGAGTCAGGAAGGGACGAGGGTCAAACTTGTTGCACAAACAGTGCAACAAGGACTAGTCCTTGTTCATGGGgcacctgctctaccaactgagccaaACCAGCAACCCAACTAACCAGTTTGTAACACTCAAACCTGaactaaaatatgaattatttaaataacaaaaaacatgtttttttactttttttctttctttctttctttctctctctttcacttcctTGccgattaaaacattttttgaaaaaaggatAATTAGCTCTTTGACTGGCGGAGCTCCTCACAACTAACACCAACATTAAAGGAGCACAAGTAGGTTTTTGTGAGAGATCACCAACGAAAAAAGTTaggttaagaaaataaaatttgtaattttactttaattttgtATAGTAATCCGTTTCCATTTGCAGGACCCAAATGTTTAGATTAGCAATGACATCCTAAGTGACCTCTTACCTTTCCAGCGTTAGCAGAGATAGTGCTCGCCATAACTCCCTCCAGATAGCTGCTGAGACTGACTCCTTTCACCGAGATGATAGCTTCCTGAGTCAGTACTGTCCTAAAGATGAGGaggtttaaaaacattcagtgtcAACGTCAGCTTCAGAGAATAATGATTCAGTAAATCAAATATCCTCGATATGTAAACACTTACTTGTCTTTATCTTCAGGGTGCGGTTTGTATGTTAGCTTTTCATCCACCGACACCATGTTTGTGAAAGTGATCTATAGATGAAGACAGAAGACAAGAATGAGTTCATGTTAAGAGAAAGTCACagtgaaagtatgaaaacacagCTGTATGAGTGTTCATTGTTTAACTGTGAGTGATGGACCTGTGGAACAAGAAAGACTTCATTCCAGAGATAGTTTAGCacactgagctgtgtgtgtgtgtgtgtggataccGTAATACTTGATTTAGGTTGACACaaaatttgatttgttttgggaACAGATTAAACGGTTTAATAAGATGTgtgctgtgagaaaaaagtcaaaacttGCGTGTTATGTCATAAGTACTCACATTTGTTGACTGAAGTTCAAAACTCTTCTCTTTGGGATCCACAACTGAATGTTCCTGAACGTATGTGTACGTCCGTGAGTTACCGATGAtctgaagacagagacagaaattcACATTACTACAAAGTGAAATGAACGGCTGAACTTTTCACCTCTTTTTACATTGTAAAATCATTGGTGTATATTGtcctttctgtgttttatctACACCCAAAAAGTAATCAAAGGAAAAAGCTTCACAAAATGAACAAATCCCCTGATGTTAGCTTCATGTCCTGGTTTAAAACAAAGTATATTTATCAGGGTTTTAAGTGGAAACAGCACTATCAGCGGATGTTACAATGTGATAATGTGGAATAATCctgatcttgtttttttgtttataatacaaccccaaccccaactcagtcgaggcagatggctgtctaacatgagtctggttctgctggaggtttctgcctgttaaaaggaagtttttcctcgccactgtaactagctaaatactgcaagatgcaatgctcatggtggattaagatgagataagactgagtcttatcctgtcttggtattgggtctctgttaataatatcacagagtacggtctagacctgctatgtttgtaaagggTCTCGAGAAATTGTTGTTGtcatttggcgctatacaaataaagattgattgataatgagCTCCTAGTTTTCCACGTTTGTATAATTTATTCATGGAAATAAAAAGGTAAACCCAAATACCTTTTTTACCCAATGTATTCAGAGAAATAACAACAGGAAGACAGCTTCATTATACATCCAGTTAATACTCATTCACCCAGAGCTCAGGATTGATTTCATTAGACACAATCTGATTAGCCGTTGACTTAATATGCTATCAGTTACTGGGGCATTCTGGGTCATAGACTGCCCTTGGAATTAAAGGGGCTATTCATAGGTGCTGCCACTGAGTGCAACCTCATACTTACTCTAAGCTAAGGTCAGTGTTAAAGAAGAGCTGCTGATTGGCTGGTGTGTACACAGGTTTAAAATATGACTGAGAAGCTGCAGGCATTCAGAAGCAAAGCAAGTCACCGCATGCATTCTGGTGACCTCTAGTTTAAACTCGAGACGACCACAATGCAAAGTTACATCACTTGCTGTCAGGGGTTAcatcccaggtatgacagaaATGGCACTACGGTGTCCCGTACAACACGAGCCGTGGAACAGGGCCATTAACTGACCCGAGCTCCAGTCAGCAAGCTGGTCTGCTGCCCGTCCCCCAGACAGAAATAGTCCTGCAGAGTTATGGGTATTGCTTAAGGGCTGGAAAGCATTAACCCTGTGTTTGGCGCATGACCGACTCAGGCTATAACTGGATTCGGGTATGACATTCATAGTAATGAGAACATGAGAAGTTCAGTTGGTTGTGTTCCGGTGCTTCTTGTGACAAGGGTCATACTACGCTCATCAAACAGTGTCAAAGGGAAGCACCcggacaacaaacacaaacttcctGCTGCAGGTCATGGCTTTCTCTATCCAGTTGTGagcattttctgtgtttttaaactgcAAGGTGACCACAGCGAAATATTTCACTAGCGTGAAGGACTGAAAGTTGGT
This window contains:
- the prelid3b gene encoding PRELI domain containing protein 3B, whose translation is MKIWTSEHVFNHPWETVTKAAMQKYPNPMNPSVIGVDVLDRGIDKQGRLHSKRLLSTEWGLPSIVKSIIGNSRTYTYVQEHSVVDPKEKSFELQSTNITFTNMVSVDEKLTYKPHPEDKDKTVLTQEAIISVKGVSLSSYLEGVMASTISANAGKGREAMEWVIRRLNEEIEELAATARTTIRTPMAAAAVTEK